In one window of Nicotiana tabacum cultivar K326 chromosome 12, ASM71507v2, whole genome shotgun sequence DNA:
- the LOC107819004 gene encoding putative diphthine methyl ester synthase: MLYIIGLGLGDEKDITLKGLEAVKKCSKVYMEAYTSLLSFGLSPNGLSNLENLYGRSIAIADREMVEEKADDILNEAQSSDVAFLVVGDPFGATTHTDLVVRAKKLGVEVKVVHNASVMNAVGVCGLQLYHYGETVSIPFFTETWRPDSFYEKIRENRKLGLHTLCLLDIRVKEPTIESLCRGKKQYEPARFMTVNTAIEQLLEVEEARGESVYGENTICVGFARLGSEDQKVVAGSMKQLLTIDFGAPLHCLVIVGKTHPVEEEMLEFYGL; this comes from the exons ATGCTGTATATAATAGGATTAGGACTAGGGGATGAAAAAGACATAACATTGAAAGGTCTAGAAGCTGTGAAAAAATGCAGCAAAGTGTATATGGAAGCTTACACTTCACTTCTCTCTTTTGGTCTTTCTCCCAATGGCCTTTCCAATCTG GAAAATCTATATGGAAGATCAATTGCAATTGCAGATAGGGAAATGGTGGAGGAAAAAGCTGATGATATCCTTAATGAAGCTCAATCTTCTGACGTGGCTTTTCTTGTTGTTGGTGATCCTTTTGG AGCCACAACCCACACTGATCTTGTTGTCCGTGCTAAGAAGTTGGGTGTGGAGGTTAAGGTGGTACACAATGCATCAGTAATGAATGCTGTTGGAGTGTGTGGCTTACAGCTCTATCATTATGGAGAGACAGTTTCCATACCTTTCTTCACTGAGACCTGGAGGCCTGATAGTTTCTATGAGAAGATCAGAGAAAACCGAAAGCTTGGACTCCACACACTCTGCTTGTTGG ATATACGAGTGAAAGAACCCACCATTGAGTCTCTTTGCAG AGGGAAGAAGCAGTATGAACCAGCCAGGTTTATGACAGTTAACACTGCAATAGAGCAGCTCCTAGAGGTTGAAGAAGCCCGTGGAGAATCTG TATATGGTGAAAATACAATTTGTGTTGGTTTTGCGCGGCTGGGGAGTGAAGACCAGAAGGTGGTTGCTGGTTCAATGAAACAACTTCTGACAATTGATTTTGGGGCTCCATTGCATTGCCTAGTCATAGTTGGCAAAACACACCCTGTTGAAGAAGAAATGCTGGAATTTTATGGGCTTTAG